From Eleftheria terrae, the proteins below share one genomic window:
- a CDS encoding DUF1611 domain-containing protein, producing the protein MLSLKNRRVAIFAEGRFGPTTSKVATSYLRYCHPDCVAVIDTKLAGRDVGDIIGYGHGIPIVNSLSEALEYRPDVFMIGVGLFSNALPAEWREQIVQALKLGMDVVSGLHFRIAKDPEFEALAAASGSRIWDTKEPPEALSTSAAKVGQLGNYVVHTVGSDCRVGKKTTAIEITQAARKKGYNAGFAATGQSGIYISGSGVAVDAVPADFIAGVSEALVLDNAPHHDWIVVEGQGSISHPAYSGVTLGLLHGAMPQALVLCHEAKLQHHKDWPQVPLRPLNELIALYEQLASHMRPAKVVGISVNCASLGREEAAEYVRQIEEETGLPATDVIHFGADRLVDALALYQQQIPEKLAA; encoded by the coding sequence ATGCTGTCTTTGAAAAACCGGCGAGTCGCTATATTTGCGGAAGGCCGCTTCGGCCCCACGACCAGCAAAGTCGCCACGTCTTACCTGAGGTATTGCCACCCGGATTGCGTGGCCGTCATCGACACCAAGCTGGCCGGCCGTGATGTCGGTGACATCATCGGCTACGGCCACGGTATTCCCATCGTCAATTCGCTGTCGGAGGCGCTCGAATATCGTCCCGACGTTTTCATGATCGGCGTCGGCCTGTTCTCCAATGCCTTGCCGGCCGAATGGCGGGAGCAGATCGTCCAGGCGCTCAAGCTCGGCATGGACGTGGTCAGCGGCCTGCATTTCCGCATTGCCAAGGATCCTGAATTCGAAGCGCTGGCCGCCGCATCCGGCAGCCGCATCTGGGACACCAAGGAGCCGCCGGAGGCGCTGAGCACCAGCGCCGCCAAGGTCGGCCAGCTCGGCAACTACGTGGTGCACACGGTGGGCAGCGACTGCCGTGTCGGCAAGAAGACCACCGCCATCGAGATCACGCAGGCGGCCCGCAAGAAGGGCTACAACGCCGGCTTCGCGGCCACCGGGCAGAGCGGCATCTACATCAGCGGCTCGGGCGTGGCGGTGGATGCCGTGCCGGCCGATTTCATCGCCGGCGTCAGCGAGGCGCTGGTGCTGGACAACGCGCCGCACCACGACTGGATCGTCGTCGAGGGCCAGGGCTCGATCTCTCACCCGGCCTACAGCGGCGTGACGCTGGGCCTGCTGCACGGCGCGATGCCGCAGGCGCTGGTGCTGTGCCATGAAGCGAAGCTGCAGCACCACAAGGACTGGCCGCAAGTGCCGCTGCGGCCGCTCAACGAACTGATCGCCCTTTACGAGCAGCTGGCCTCGCACATGCGCCCGGCCAAGGTGGTGGGCATCAGTGTCAACTGCGCCAGCCTGGGGAGGGAGGAAGCGGCCGAATATGTCCGGCAGATCGAGGAAGAAACCGGCCTGCCGGCCACCGACGTGATTCATTTCGGCGCCGACCGCCTGGTCGATGCACTGGCACTTTATCAACAGCAGATTCCGGAAAAGCTGGCGGCCTGA
- the aroA gene encoding 3-phosphoshikimate 1-carboxyvinyltransferase, which produces MRLQVSPTQKLAGQAVIPSSKPETQRAILTATLARGVSYVRNDLRCTETTAMKNACRAVGAVIEENDGYLKITGVGRDLRPGQRVIDALGSGLVFRVFTALSCFAASPAIITGDRILRGRVMAPLFNALRDLGARIHCIGDEGHAPVVNWGGGLNGGRCVLPGNVSSQFITAIMFSAPLASTPTEIVIEGEILSISYIRQTIEAMVRAGIRVEHSDDFSTVTVHPGEYQPIDYRAGGDYTSSSYLVAAAAIFRGTTVLGNLNSQSLQGERAIIDVVQALGVKVSFDDSRNTLTLVNDQDELRGDYEFDASDYPNIVPTLAAIGAFVKGRFRVVGGSITRLHKSPRIKAMVSELGKMGVNIKPLFKDDVYDGFEIHGESHYAGGVSLSSWGDHRIFMSLFVASLRCRQPNLLEGYADVHCSFPDFFEQFEKLGIQFKEVGAPLAAELQPAQQPALLTA; this is translated from the coding sequence ATGCGTCTCCAAGTCTCACCCACCCAGAAACTGGCCGGCCAGGCCGTCATTCCGTCTTCCAAGCCGGAAACCCAGCGTGCCATTCTCACCGCCACCCTGGCGCGCGGCGTCTCTTATGTGCGCAATGACCTGCGCTGCACGGAAACCACCGCGATGAAAAATGCCTGCCGTGCGGTCGGTGCGGTCATCGAGGAAAACGACGGCTATCTGAAAATCACCGGTGTCGGCCGCGACCTGCGTCCGGGCCAGCGCGTCATCGATGCGCTGGGCTCCGGCCTGGTATTCCGCGTATTTACCGCGCTGAGCTGTTTTGCGGCATCGCCGGCCATCATCACGGGCGACCGCATCCTGCGCGGCCGGGTGATGGCGCCGCTGTTCAATGCCTTGCGCGACCTGGGCGCGCGCATTCACTGCATCGGCGACGAAGGGCATGCGCCGGTCGTCAACTGGGGCGGCGGCCTGAATGGTGGGCGCTGCGTGCTGCCGGGAAATGTCAGCTCTCAGTTCATCACCGCCATCATGTTTTCGGCGCCGCTGGCTTCGACACCGACCGAAATCGTGATCGAAGGCGAAATCCTGTCGATTTCCTACATCCGCCAGACCATCGAGGCGATGGTGCGCGCCGGCATCCGCGTGGAGCATTCGGACGATTTCTCCACCGTCACGGTGCACCCGGGCGAATACCAGCCGATCGACTACCGCGCCGGTGGCGACTACACGTCCTCGTCCTACCTGGTGGCGGCGGCGGCGATCTTCCGCGGCACCACCGTGCTGGGCAATCTGAACAGCCAGAGCCTGCAGGGCGAGCGCGCCATCATCGACGTGGTGCAGGCGCTGGGCGTCAAGGTCAGCTTCGACGACAGCCGCAACACCCTCACCCTCGTGAACGACCAGGACGAGCTGCGCGGCGACTACGAGTTCGACGCCAGCGACTATCCGAACATCGTGCCCACGCTGGCCGCCATCGGCGCCTTCGTGAAGGGGCGCTTCCGCGTGGTGGGCGGCTCCATCACCCGGCTGCACAAATCGCCGCGCATCAAGGCGATGGTGAGCGAGCTGGGCAAGATGGGCGTCAACATCAAGCCGCTGTTCAAGGACGACGTCTACGACGGCTTCGAGATCCATGGCGAGAGCCACTATGCCGGCGGCGTGTCGCTGTCGAGCTGGGGCGACCACCGCATCTTCATGTCGCTGTTCGTCGCCTCGCTGCGCTGCCGCCAGCCCAACCTGCTGGAAGGCTATGCCGACGTGCACTGCTCCTTCCCGGACTTCTTCGAGCAGTTCGAGAAGCTGGGCATCCAGTTCAAGGAAGTCGGCGCCCCGCTGGCCGCAGAGCTGCAGCCCGCGCAGCAGCCCGCGCTGCTGACGGCCTGA
- a CDS encoding phytanoyl-CoA dioxygenase family protein — MISEDDIRFYKDNGYLVAKDLFSREQVDQALRAIDEVLDPRRAEKAYEMEPRDTQTVRRIWSPTKKHPTFWQMAKDDRLLDAIQGLIGENVLFHYSKLNMKGPKVGSVVEWHQDFSYYPHTNSDLLTALIFFDDATKENGCLRVIPGSHKKGLVSHDVGGYFRGKVSNIDESQAVSVEVPAGGVLFLHCLTLHASARNESDQPRRTFLPAYRAADAFPIYFGPHAAHNEPGIELLRGKRARTARVEAGVHPLPLAEREFGSIYEVQEGSHLTKDLAEMKTAGYAV, encoded by the coding sequence ATGATTTCCGAAGACGACATCCGCTTCTACAAGGACAACGGCTACCTGGTGGCCAAGGACCTCTTCTCCCGCGAGCAGGTGGACCAGGCCCTGCGGGCCATCGACGAGGTGCTCGACCCGCGCCGCGCCGAGAAGGCCTACGAGATGGAGCCGCGCGACACGCAGACCGTGCGTCGCATCTGGTCGCCCACCAAGAAGCACCCCACCTTCTGGCAGATGGCCAAGGACGACCGCCTGCTCGACGCCATCCAGGGCCTGATCGGCGAGAACGTGCTGTTCCACTACAGCAAGCTCAACATGAAGGGCCCCAAGGTCGGCAGCGTGGTGGAGTGGCACCAGGACTTCTCCTACTACCCCCACACCAACAGCGACCTGCTGACCGCGCTGATCTTCTTCGATGACGCCACGAAGGAGAACGGCTGCCTGCGGGTGATTCCCGGCTCGCACAAGAAGGGCCTGGTCTCGCACGATGTTGGCGGCTACTTCCGCGGCAAGGTCAGCAACATCGACGAGAGCCAGGCGGTGTCGGTGGAAGTGCCGGCCGGCGGCGTGCTCTTCCTGCACTGCCTGACGCTGCACGCCTCGGCCCGCAACGAGTCGGACCAGCCGCGCCGCACCTTCCTGCCGGCCTACCGGGCGGCCGATGCCTTCCCCATCTATTTCGGCCCGCATGCCGCCCACAACGAGCCGGGCATCGAGCTGCTGCGCGGCAAGCGGGCCCGCACCGCGCGGGTCGAGGCGGGCGTGCATCCGCTGCCGCTGGCCGAGCGCGAGTTCGGCTCCATCTACGAGGTGCAGGAAGGCTCGCACCTCACCAAGGACCTGGCGGAGATGAAGACCGCCGGCTACGCCGTCTGA
- the hisC gene encoding histidinol-phosphate transaminase: MIDWGRLVAPGIRQLRPYRPGITEERLQRERGLSRIFKFSSNETPVEPSPAIAAAMAEALRKANRYPDAHALLERLSAKLQVPAQGLMLGNGSIDLIESVVRTFVAPGCNVVLSEYGYCAYPPLVTAQGGEVRVAASSGGFGHQVDRILASIDDNTRMVIVDSPSNLAGASLALAELDRLVHALPPRVILLLDEAYIEFADIDPTHTAALPLAFPNVIVARTFSKAYGLAGMRVGYAIADPDLASWVQRLRPPFPVGRVAMAGALAALDDTTHLQGVVQAARRGREQLATGLRELGVKVLANEGNFVLADFGDNGRRVYEGLLAQGLITRAMEAYGLPQQLRISIGAPHEVARLVEAVRELLQQPTGRAEKLQRSEA; encoded by the coding sequence ATGATCGATTGGGGACGTCTGGTGGCGCCGGGGATCCGGCAGCTGCGCCCGTACCGGCCTGGCATCACCGAGGAGCGCCTGCAGCGCGAACGCGGGCTGTCGCGCATCTTCAAGTTCTCCAGCAACGAGACGCCGGTGGAGCCGTCGCCCGCCATCGCGGCGGCCATGGCCGAGGCGCTGCGCAAGGCCAACCGCTATCCCGACGCGCATGCGCTGCTGGAACGGCTGTCGGCCAAGCTGCAGGTGCCGGCGCAGGGCCTGATGCTGGGCAACGGCTCGATCGACCTGATCGAATCGGTGGTGCGCACCTTCGTCGCGCCGGGCTGCAATGTGGTGCTGTCGGAGTACGGCTACTGCGCCTATCCCCCGCTGGTCACCGCGCAGGGCGGGGAGGTGCGGGTGGCGGCCTCCAGCGGTGGCTTCGGCCACCAGGTGGACCGCATCCTGGCCAGCATCGACGACAACACCCGCATGGTGATCGTCGACAGCCCGAGCAACCTGGCCGGTGCCAGCCTGGCCCTGGCCGAGCTGGACCGCCTGGTGCATGCGCTGCCGCCGCGGGTGATCCTGCTGCTGGACGAGGCCTACATCGAGTTCGCCGACATCGATCCGACCCACACCGCCGCCCTGCCGCTGGCCTTCCCCAACGTCATCGTGGCGCGCACCTTCTCCAAGGCCTACGGCCTGGCGGGCATGCGCGTCGGCTATGCCATCGCCGATCCCGACCTGGCCAGCTGGGTGCAGCGCCTGCGCCCGCCGTTTCCGGTGGGGCGGGTGGCGATGGCCGGCGCATTGGCGGCGCTGGACGACACCACCCACCTGCAAGGCGTGGTGCAGGCGGCCCGGCGTGGGCGCGAGCAGCTGGCGACGGGCCTGCGCGAGCTGGGCGTGAAGGTGCTGGCCAACGAGGGCAACTTCGTGCTGGCCGACTTTGGCGACAACGGCCGGCGCGTCTACGAGGGCTTGCTGGCCCAGGGCCTGATCACCCGTGCAATGGAGGCCTACGGCCTGCCGCAGCAGCTGCGCATCTCCATCGGCGCGCCGCATGAAGTGGCACGGCTGGTGGAAGCGGTGCGCGAGCTGCTGCAGCAGCCCACCGGCCGGGCCGAGAAGCTGCAGCGGAGCGAGGCATGA
- a CDS encoding ATP-grasp domain-containing protein, with the protein MNIVIVSNFARFPGTARWDFELVRYEDFIDHTAHQVTYLANRKGRSAITAPAGSYTLHELEALDDIAAWRSVLQGVIRERGPVDRLIVFSEFLLDIAAELREELGIPGNRPADNRLGRDKLLMKHKVGGAGLRVPHYTGVAAGEVDKALAFARDNGFPLILKPVDGASSAGVQTLQDEAALRAAVAALPPGEWDLEEFIDGRLFHIDGLVDVDGKVTFIVPSRYVNNCLDFTRGAPLGSVMLAPGSELHERVCQFTTACIEAIGLKACPFHLELFHSQRDELVFLEVGARVAGADVPYMIHRSTGVNLFAEWVAMAMGGSGRLSARATSVGGWLMFPRPAGLPLRVTGVTTFAGRLPTVWRQLVPPVGELLQPDSGYASMQAGRFLFEAERPEPIERDIETVLREFSLSTEQP; encoded by the coding sequence ATGAACATCGTCATCGTCAGCAACTTCGCCCGCTTTCCCGGCACGGCCCGCTGGGACTTCGAACTGGTGCGCTACGAGGACTTCATCGACCACACCGCCCACCAGGTCACCTACCTTGCCAACCGCAAGGGCCGCAGCGCCATCACCGCGCCGGCCGGCAGCTACACGCTGCACGAGCTGGAGGCGCTGGACGACATCGCCGCCTGGCGCAGCGTGCTGCAAGGCGTGATCCGCGAGCGCGGGCCGGTCGACCGGCTCATCGTGTTCTCGGAATTCCTGCTCGACATCGCGGCCGAGCTGCGTGAGGAGCTGGGCATTCCCGGCAACCGCCCGGCCGACAACCGCCTGGGCCGCGACAAGCTGCTGATGAAGCACAAGGTCGGTGGGGCCGGCCTGCGCGTGCCGCACTACACCGGCGTGGCCGCCGGCGAGGTGGACAAGGCGCTGGCCTTCGCCCGCGACAACGGCTTTCCGCTCATCCTCAAGCCGGTCGACGGCGCCTCCAGCGCCGGCGTGCAGACCCTGCAGGACGAAGCCGCCCTGCGCGCTGCCGTGGCCGCGTTGCCGCCGGGCGAATGGGACCTGGAAGAGTTCATCGACGGCCGGCTCTTCCACATCGACGGGCTGGTGGACGTGGACGGGAAGGTCACCTTCATCGTGCCGTCGCGCTACGTCAACAACTGCCTCGACTTCACCCGCGGCGCGCCGCTCGGCTCGGTGATGCTGGCGCCCGGCAGCGAGCTGCACGAGCGCGTCTGCCAATTCACCACGGCCTGCATCGAAGCCATCGGCCTGAAGGCCTGCCCCTTCCACCTGGAGCTGTTCCACAGCCAGCGCGACGAGCTGGTCTTCCTGGAGGTGGGGGCCCGCGTCGCCGGGGCCGACGTGCCGTACATGATCCATCGCAGCACCGGCGTCAACCTGTTCGCCGAATGGGTGGCAATGGCCATGGGTGGCAGCGGCCGCCTCTCGGCCCGGGCCACCTCGGTGGGCGGCTGGCTCATGTTCCCCCGGCCGGCCGGCCTGCCGCTGCGCGTGACCGGCGTCACCACCTTTGCCGGCCGGCTGCCCACGGTGTGGCGACAGCTGGTGCCGCCGGTGGGTGAGCTGCTGCAGCCGGACTCGGGCTATGCCTCCATGCAGGCGGGCCGTTTCCTGTTCGAGGCCGAGCGGCCCGAGCCGATCGAGCGCGACATCGAGACCGTGCTGCGCGAGTTCTCGCTGAGCACCGAACAACCCTGA